The Camelina sativa cultivar DH55 chromosome 14, Cs, whole genome shotgun sequence genome includes a window with the following:
- the LOC104742902 gene encoding uncharacterized protein LOC104742902 isoform X2 — MPSLDTATIQPSLQAHLVPLGAQSIIHAKTLPNPWRQSRFSKTLKFYTGHTHVRRGRVLITAVATLETKYPAQKENVQSSSLSSTSSKSSDGRNGGADDGEELQQVDDREKLRRLRISKANRGNTPWNKGRKHSPETLQKIRERTKIAMQDPKIKLKLANLGHAQNKETRMKIGEGVRMRWARRKERRKVQETCHFEWQNLIAEAAKEGYTDEETLQWDSYNILDQQNQLEWLESAEQRKAARGAKTNRRAPKSPEQRRRIAEAIAAKWADPSYRERVCSGLAKYHGIPDGAERRRRRPSGNTEPRKKNPAKKSTRDSDTERQSQVQVVKVRKRKTPVYKDPMASSKLEMIKSIRAKRVAEESKKMDAVERARLLISEAEKAVKVLEIAALKSPVAQASLLESKKLIAEATQLIESMEMRQIASDEDGTDPNNSLQEVDSEFETKDTHDQEEQPGEINGTHTFPINGESLLHLNMRSSDLPTFNIEGTTDQSVSDTESNTSQGDREDIKHGIAPQPNGTRVHLPAESNGAVRHGEDHPLPNGYHGMEEKVASLETGNVTKKWVRGRLVEVTEAA, encoded by the exons ATGCCTTCTTTAG ATACTGCTACTATCCAACCTTCCTTGCAAGCTCATCTTGTTCCATTGGGGGCTCAGAGTATTATTCATGCTAAAACTCTACCTAATCCATGGAGACAATCCCGTTTCTCCAAGACTTTGAAATTTTACACGGGTCATACTCATGTCCGAAGAGGCAGAGTCCTGATTACTGCAGTGGCCACTCTTGAAACCAAGTATCCTGCTCAGAAAGAAAACGTACAGAGCTCTTCCTTGTCTTCTACTTCTTCAAAATCCTCTGATGGTCGAAATGGAGGTGCTGATGATGGCGAAGAGTTGCAACAAGTGGATGATAGAGAAAAGTTGAGAAGGCTGAGGATCTCTAAGGCAAATAGAGGGAACACTCCTTGGAACAAAGGCAGGAAGCATAGTCCGG AGACGCTACAGAAGATAAGAGAACGGACAAAGATTGCTATGCAAGACCCAAAG ATCAAGCTGAAATTAGCAAATCTTGGGCACGCTCAAAA CAAGGAGACACGGATGAAAATTGGGGAAGGAGTGCGGATGCGATGGGCAAGGCGGAAGGAGAGGAGAAAAGTGCAAGAGACATGTCATTTCGAGTGGCAAAACTTGATAGCGGAAGCTGCTAAAGAAGGATATACAGATGAGGAAACGCTTCAGTGGGATTCTTACAACATCTTGGATCAACAGAATCAACTGGAATGGCTGGAAAGTGCTGAGCAGAGGAAAGCCGCTAGAGGAGCTAAAACTAACAGAAGAGCGCCAAAATCTCCTGAACAAAGAAGGAGAATTGCAGAAGCAATAGCTGCTAAATGGGCTGATCCA TCTTACCGTGAAAGGGTTTGCTCTGGCTTGGCAAAGTATCACGGTATACCTGATGGTGCCGAGAGGCGTCGTAGAAGACCAAGTGGCAATACAGAGCCGAGAAAGAAGAATCCTGCAAAGAAAAGTACAAGGGATTCAGATACCGAACGGCAAAGCCAAGTTCAAGTAGTGAAAGTACGGAAGCGAAAAACGCCTGTGTATAAAGATCCTATGGCAAGTTCAAAGCTAGAAATGATAAAAAGCATCAGAGCAAAACGAGTGGCGGAGGAATCAAAGAAGATGGATGCTGTGGAACGAGCAAG GCTTTTGATCTCAGAAGCTGAGAAAGCTGTGAAAGTTCTTGAGATTGCTGCTTTGAAAAGCCCGGTTGCGCAAGCATCTTTGTTAGAAAGTAAAAAGCTCATAGCAGAAGCAACACAGCTGATTGAATCTATGGAGATGAGGCAGATAGCTTCAGATGAAGATGGGACTGACCCTAATAATAGTCTTCAAGAGGTAGACAGTGAATTCGAGACCAAAGATACACACGATCAAGAAGAACAACCAGGAGAGATTAACGGAACACACACATTCCCTATCAACGGAGAAAGTCTTCTTCACTTGAACATGAGATCTAGCGATTTGCCAACATTCAACATAGAAGGTACTACAGATCAGTCTGTTTCTGATACGGAATCCAACACTTCCCAGGGAGATAGAGAAGATATCAAACACGGGATAGCTCCGCAACCAAATGGAACCAGAGTTCATCTACCAGCAGAGTCTAATGGAGCTGTCAGACATGGTGAGGATCATCCTCTTCCGAATGGTTACCACGGAATGGAAGAAAAGGTTGCATCTTTGGAAACAGGAAACGTAACGAAGAAGTGGGTTCGTGGAAGGCTCGTGGAAGTCACAGAAGCAGCTTGA
- the LOC104742902 gene encoding uncharacterized protein LOC104742902 isoform X1: protein MPSLGTFPDTATIQPSLQAHLVPLGAQSIIHAKTLPNPWRQSRFSKTLKFYTGHTHVRRGRVLITAVATLETKYPAQKENVQSSSLSSTSSKSSDGRNGGADDGEELQQVDDREKLRRLRISKANRGNTPWNKGRKHSPETLQKIRERTKIAMQDPKIKLKLANLGHAQNKETRMKIGEGVRMRWARRKERRKVQETCHFEWQNLIAEAAKEGYTDEETLQWDSYNILDQQNQLEWLESAEQRKAARGAKTNRRAPKSPEQRRRIAEAIAAKWADPSYRERVCSGLAKYHGIPDGAERRRRRPSGNTEPRKKNPAKKSTRDSDTERQSQVQVVKVRKRKTPVYKDPMASSKLEMIKSIRAKRVAEESKKMDAVERARLLISEAEKAVKVLEIAALKSPVAQASLLESKKLIAEATQLIESMEMRQIASDEDGTDPNNSLQEVDSEFETKDTHDQEEQPGEINGTHTFPINGESLLHLNMRSSDLPTFNIEGTTDQSVSDTESNTSQGDREDIKHGIAPQPNGTRVHLPAESNGAVRHGEDHPLPNGYHGMEEKVASLETGNVTKKWVRGRLVEVTEAA, encoded by the exons ATGCCTTCTTTAGGTACCTTTCCTG ATACTGCTACTATCCAACCTTCCTTGCAAGCTCATCTTGTTCCATTGGGGGCTCAGAGTATTATTCATGCTAAAACTCTACCTAATCCATGGAGACAATCCCGTTTCTCCAAGACTTTGAAATTTTACACGGGTCATACTCATGTCCGAAGAGGCAGAGTCCTGATTACTGCAGTGGCCACTCTTGAAACCAAGTATCCTGCTCAGAAAGAAAACGTACAGAGCTCTTCCTTGTCTTCTACTTCTTCAAAATCCTCTGATGGTCGAAATGGAGGTGCTGATGATGGCGAAGAGTTGCAACAAGTGGATGATAGAGAAAAGTTGAGAAGGCTGAGGATCTCTAAGGCAAATAGAGGGAACACTCCTTGGAACAAAGGCAGGAAGCATAGTCCGG AGACGCTACAGAAGATAAGAGAACGGACAAAGATTGCTATGCAAGACCCAAAG ATCAAGCTGAAATTAGCAAATCTTGGGCACGCTCAAAA CAAGGAGACACGGATGAAAATTGGGGAAGGAGTGCGGATGCGATGGGCAAGGCGGAAGGAGAGGAGAAAAGTGCAAGAGACATGTCATTTCGAGTGGCAAAACTTGATAGCGGAAGCTGCTAAAGAAGGATATACAGATGAGGAAACGCTTCAGTGGGATTCTTACAACATCTTGGATCAACAGAATCAACTGGAATGGCTGGAAAGTGCTGAGCAGAGGAAAGCCGCTAGAGGAGCTAAAACTAACAGAAGAGCGCCAAAATCTCCTGAACAAAGAAGGAGAATTGCAGAAGCAATAGCTGCTAAATGGGCTGATCCA TCTTACCGTGAAAGGGTTTGCTCTGGCTTGGCAAAGTATCACGGTATACCTGATGGTGCCGAGAGGCGTCGTAGAAGACCAAGTGGCAATACAGAGCCGAGAAAGAAGAATCCTGCAAAGAAAAGTACAAGGGATTCAGATACCGAACGGCAAAGCCAAGTTCAAGTAGTGAAAGTACGGAAGCGAAAAACGCCTGTGTATAAAGATCCTATGGCAAGTTCAAAGCTAGAAATGATAAAAAGCATCAGAGCAAAACGAGTGGCGGAGGAATCAAAGAAGATGGATGCTGTGGAACGAGCAAG GCTTTTGATCTCAGAAGCTGAGAAAGCTGTGAAAGTTCTTGAGATTGCTGCTTTGAAAAGCCCGGTTGCGCAAGCATCTTTGTTAGAAAGTAAAAAGCTCATAGCAGAAGCAACACAGCTGATTGAATCTATGGAGATGAGGCAGATAGCTTCAGATGAAGATGGGACTGACCCTAATAATAGTCTTCAAGAGGTAGACAGTGAATTCGAGACCAAAGATACACACGATCAAGAAGAACAACCAGGAGAGATTAACGGAACACACACATTCCCTATCAACGGAGAAAGTCTTCTTCACTTGAACATGAGATCTAGCGATTTGCCAACATTCAACATAGAAGGTACTACAGATCAGTCTGTTTCTGATACGGAATCCAACACTTCCCAGGGAGATAGAGAAGATATCAAACACGGGATAGCTCCGCAACCAAATGGAACCAGAGTTCATCTACCAGCAGAGTCTAATGGAGCTGTCAGACATGGTGAGGATCATCCTCTTCCGAATGGTTACCACGGAATGGAAGAAAAGGTTGCATCTTTGGAAACAGGAAACGTAACGAAGAAGTGGGTTCGTGGAAGGCTCGTGGAAGTCACAGAAGCAGCTTGA
- the LOC104744153 gene encoding probable F-box protein At1g53815 produces the protein MTKRKQHVTGDDSVIDLIPVDLVIRILSRLPVKSMAQCRCVSKFWSSIIRRPNYNLLFPKSPATPRFLFIVKNGLYGLNMFIYSSPQPQNPDKYQSLVATLHTRSATDYCSKISPPVNGLVCHQYTGKDHIYAVISNPITGEYVRTPEVTREAIHTSREKTYFGYDPIEKQFKVMCMTWLSCGGSHEYQVLTLGTGKFSSNNRKVMKNWLLS, from the coding sequence ATGACAAAACGGAAGCAACACGTCACCGGAGATGATTCGGTCATTGATCTGATTCCTGTTGATCTCGTCATTAGAATCTTGTCGAGACTTCCGGTGAAGTCTATGGCTCAGTGTCGTTGCGTATCGAAGTTCTGGTCGTCCATCATTCGCCGTCCAAATTACAATCTGTTGTTCCCGAAGTCTCCGGCTACACCAAGGTTCCTTTTCATCGTTAAAAATGGGCTCTACGGACTGAATATGTTCATCTACTCTTCACCTCAACCTCAAAATCCAGATAAGTATCAATCTCTTGTAGCCACTCTTCACACGAGGTCCGCCACAGATTACTGTAGTAAAATAAGTCCCCCGGTCAATGGTTTGGTCTGTCATCAGTATACTGGAAAGGATCATATATATGCGGTGATTTCCAATCCGATCACAGGAGAGTACGTAAGAACACCTGAAGTGACAAGAGAGGCGATTCATACGTCAAGGGAAAAAACTTACTTTGGTTATGATCCGATTGAAAAGCAGTTCAAGGTCATGTGTATGACCTGGTTGTCTTGTGGCGGCTCACACGAGTATCAAGTTCTGACATTAGGGACTGGaaaattttcttcaaataaTCGAAAAGTTATGAAGAATTGGTTACTAAGCTGA
- the LOC104744154 gene encoding putative F-box protein At1g53550, with product MSMCGSNKPSGECPVLPVDLVINIMSKLRMKFMAKCRCISKLWSSVIRRTNNNLSFPITLPDPPPRILFTIECEGGLFFYTLPQPLNPDVKTSLAATFHHKTSGKDLYEVCQPIQGLVCRQHTDEENYTFAVISNPITGESLTLPMEKFSSKARKEKYYFGYDPIDKQFKVLRITWWSFTFKKCSSEYHVLTIGTENENLLWREVQCCTTLYPQNESGICIDGVIYYPSEMEKGKLTIVCFDVRSEKFNLVSVGQDLATKIDSSGFTLVEYKGKLGAYKRDIYRDCFELWVLEDVEQHIWSKRVYQIPLRWFKKISHVRPAGMIGSCEMVFVFDQSKTSYACPFFILYYNLESNTFTKVKLEGLLFEEFSQYSRVHAFTNYVEDVKLM from the coding sequence ATGTCCATGTGTGGATCCAATAAACCGTCCGGAGAATGTCCGGTGCTCCCTGTTGATCTCGTCATCAATATCATGTCGAAATTGCGGATGAAGTTTATGGCTAAGTGTCGTTGCATATCCAAGCTCTGGTCATCGGTTATTCGCCGTACAAATAATAACCTGTCGTTCCCGATCACGCTTCCAGATCCACCACCGCGGATCCTTTTCACCATCGAATGTGAAGGAGGTTTGTTCTTCTACACTTTACCTCAGCCTCTCAATCCGGATGTGAAGACGTCTCTTGCAGCCACCTTCCATCATAAGACTTCGGGAAAAGATCTCTATGAAGTATGTCAACCTATCCAAGGACTGGTCTGTCGTCAACATACTGATGAAGAGAATTATACATTTGCGGTGATTTCTAATCCCATCACGGGAGAGTCTTTAACCTTGCCAATGGAGAAGTTCAGTTCAAaggcaagaaaagaaaaatattattttgggtATGATCCAATCGACAAACAGTTCAAGGTATTGCGTATCACCTGGTGGAGTTTTACTTTCAAAAAGTGCTCCAGTGAGTATCACGTTCTCACAATAGGGACTGAGAATGAAAATCTCTTATGGAGAGAGGTCCAATGTTGCACAACTCTGTATCCTCAAAACGAGAGTGGGATATGCATTGATGGTGTTATATATTATCCATCGGAGATGGAAAAGGGAAAACTTACAATCGtctgctttgatgttaggtctgagaaaTTCAATCTTGTTAGCGTTGGTCAAGACTTGGCAACAAAGATAGACTCTTCCGGTTTCACTTTAGTCGAATACAAGGGTAAACTAGGTGCTTATAAGAGAGATATCTACCGTGATTGTTTTGAGTTGTGGGTTTTAGAGGATGTCGAGCAACATATATGGTCAAAGCGTGTCTACCAAATTCCTCTTCGATGGTTCAAAAAAATCAGCCATGTACGTCCTGCTGGAATGATTGGTAGTTGCGAAATGGTGTTTGTGTTTGACCAAAGTAAAACGAGCTATGCATGTCCTTTCTTCATTTTATACTACAATCTTGAGAGCAACACTTTCACCAAAGTAAAATTGGAAGGTTTATTATTTGAAGAGTTTTCTCAGTACAGTAGGGTTCACGCATTTACAAACTATGTTGAAGATGTGAAGCTTATGTAA